The proteins below come from a single Papaver somniferum cultivar HN1 chromosome 11, ASM357369v1, whole genome shotgun sequence genomic window:
- the LOC113324497 gene encoding uncharacterized protein LOC113324497, producing MKYKDPKRPVGVRIKDLMKRMTLEEKIGQMSQIERTVATADVVKKHFIGSVTSGGGSWPSPKASAETWVNMVNDFQKGSLSTRLGISMIYGIDAVHGNNNVYNATIFPHNVGLGVTRDPVLIRKIGAATALEVRATGIPYVFAPCIAVCRDPRWGRCYESYSEDQKIVQQMTDIIAGLQGKVPANSRKGVPFVAAGNKNVAACVKHYVGDGGTTKGINENNTVIDAHGLLSIHMPGYYTSIIKGLSTIMVSLSSWNGVKMHANKNLITGFLKNFVHFRGFVISDWLAIDKITTPEHANYSYSVQAGVNAGIDMFMIPFNYTEFADVLTHHVKNNVISRSRIDDAVKRILRVKFTMGIFENPMADLSLVDHLGSQEHRELAREAVRKSLVLLKNGESADKTLLPLPKKAQKILVAGSHANNLGYQCGGWTSTWQGITGNDLTVGTTILKAIRNTVDATTQVVFSENPDPEFVKSNEFSYAIVVVGEHPYAESFGDSMNLTISMPGPNTINNVCGAIKCVVVVVSGRPVVIQPYLAKMNALVAAWLPGSEGQGVADVLFGDYGFTGKLARTWFKTVDQLPMTVGDRHYDPLFPFGFGLVTVPSTQGRSWA from the exons ATGAAATATAAAGATCCTAAACGTCCAGTTGGTGTTCGAATCAAGGACTTGATGAAGAGGATGACTCTGGAGGAGAAGATCGGTCAAATGTCACAAATAGAAAGAACTGTTGCAACCGCGGATGTGGTGAAAAAGCATTTCATTG GGAGCGTAACAAGTGGTGGAGGAAGTTGGCCGTCTCCTAAAGCCTCTGCTGAAACCTGGGTTAATATGGTAAATGATTTCCAGAAGGGTTCTCTGTCTACTCGTCTTGGGATTTCGATGATTTATGGGATTGATGCTGTTCATGGCAACAATAACGTCTACAATGCAACTATCTTTCCCCATAATGTTGGTCTTGGAGTGACCAG AGATCCTGTGCTGATCAGGAAGATTGGAGCTGCAACTGCTCTGGAAGTTAGAGCTACAGGCATTCCTTATGTTTTTGCTCCGTGCATTGCG GTTTGCAGAGACCCGAGATGGGGTCGATGTTACGAGAGTTATAGTGAAGATCAGAAGATTGTGCAGCAAATGACTGACATCATAGCTGGTTTACAAGGAAAAGTTCCTGCAAATTCCCGAAAAGGTGTTCCCTTTGTTGCCGCTGGAAA CAAAAACGTTGCAGCTTGTGTAAAGCACTATGTGGGCGATGGTGGCACCACCAAAGGTATCAATGAGAATAACACTGTGATAGATGCACATGGATTGCTCAGTATTCACATGCCAGGATACTACACTTCAATTATCAAGGGTCTTTCAACTATCATGGTCTCACTTTCGAGCTGGAATGGCGTAAAGATGCATGCTAACAAGAATCTTATAACTGGTTTCCTCAAGAATTTCGTCCATTTCAGG GGTTTCGTCATTTCTGATTGGCTGGCTATTGACAAGATCACCACTCCAGAGCATGCAAATTACTCGTATTCAGTTCAAGCCGGAGTTAACGCTGGCATTGACATG TTCATGATTCCCTTCAACTACACGGAATTTGCTGATGTTCTAACCCACCATGTGAAAAACAATGTCATTTCGAGAAGTCGAATTGATGATGCTGTTAAAAGAATCTTGAGGGTTAAGTTCACCATGGGAATCTTTGAGAACCCAATGGCTGATCTTAGCCTGGTTGACCATCTTGGGAGCCAG GAGCATAGAGAATTGGCAAGGGAAGCTGTGAGGAAATCCCTAGTACTATTGAAGAATGGAGAATCTGCAGATAAGACGCTGCTGCCACTCCCCAAGAAGGCACAAAAAATCCTTGTTGCAGGAAGTCATGCAAATAACCTTGGTTATCAATGCGGTGGCTGGACAAGCACATGGCAAGGAATTACTGGAAATGACCTCACTGTTG GTACAACAATACTCAAAGCAATCAGAAACACCGTTGACGCAACGACTCAAGTAGTTTTCAGTGAAAACCCTGATCCAGAATTTGTCAAGTCAAACGAATTCTCTTACGCGATTGTTGTTGTGGGTGAACATCCATATGCAGAGTCATTTGGTGATAGCATGAACCTTACCATCTCCATGCCTGGCCCAAACACGATTAACAATGTTTGTGGAGCCATCAAATGTGTAGTTGTTGTTGTCTCTGGCAGACCTGTCGTCATACAACCATACCTAGCCAAAATGAATGCACTAGTAGCAGCATGGTTACCAGGTAGTGAAGGCCAAGGTGTTGCTGATGTTCTATTTGGCGATTATGGGTTTACAGGTAAGCTTGCACGCACCTGGTTCAAGACTGTTGATCAGCTTCCGATGACTGTTGGTGACAGGCACTATGATCCCTTATTCCCATTCGGATTCGGACTCGTCACCGTGCCAAGTACTCAGGGACGGAGCTGGGCATAG